A region from the Sulfurivermis fontis genome encodes:
- a CDS encoding chemotaxis protein CheW, with product MSETTTTPAVNDALGDVKVRSLLVPLSGMLLVLPNTAVAEVAEFKSPQPIADAPAWLLGMMLWRGRSIPLLAIEPLLGGSAGAGGVHARAVVCNTLNSNPVMPFIAVLAQGIPRLQELKPDMVETVEGGEGEELAVIAGRLRVAGREGVIPNLDVLERLLLQLGVRVG from the coding sequence ATGAGCGAAACGACAACCACACCAGCGGTCAACGACGCGCTCGGCGACGTGAAGGTGCGCAGTCTGCTGGTGCCGCTCAGCGGTATGCTGCTGGTGTTGCCCAACACCGCGGTGGCGGAGGTCGCCGAGTTCAAATCACCACAGCCCATCGCCGATGCGCCGGCCTGGCTGTTGGGTATGATGTTGTGGCGTGGCCGCTCCATCCCCCTGCTTGCCATCGAGCCCCTCCTGGGCGGTTCGGCCGGTGCCGGTGGCGTGCATGCCCGTGCCGTGGTGTGCAACACTTTGAACAGCAATCCGGTGATGCCTTTCATCGCCGTTCTCGCGCAAGGCATCCCCCGCCTGCAGGAGCTGAAGCCGGATATGGTCGAGACGGTGGAGGGCGGAGAGGGGGAGGAATTGGCGGTAATCGCCGGGCGCCTGCGGGTGGCCGGGCGTGAGGGTGTAATTCCCAATCTCGATGTGCTGGAGCGGCTATTGTTACAGCTGGGTGTCAGGGTGGGTTAG
- the metF gene encoding methylenetetrahydrofolate reductase [NAD(P)H] gives MESQKKYRPGFSFEFFPPKTAEGRQKLLAARDKFAALEPAYVSVTYGAGGSTQQGTLETIRDMLAAGLDAAPHLSCIGSSSEMLRDILQGYKAMGVKRIVALRGDMPSGMREAGEFSYANELVEFIRRETGDHFHIEVAAYPEFHPQAASAQKDLLNFKRKVEAGANAAITQYFYNLDAYLRFVDECEKMGLALPIVPGIMPITNYKQLARFSEACGAEIPRWLAKRLEGMGDDLESIRAYGLEVTVELCRRLLEAGAPGLHFYTMNQFEPTRAIWQALGLPG, from the coding sequence ATGGAATCGCAAAAGAAGTATCGGCCCGGTTTCAGTTTCGAGTTCTTTCCGCCCAAGACGGCGGAGGGTCGCCAGAAGCTGCTTGCGGCACGCGACAAATTCGCTGCTTTGGAACCGGCATATGTGTCGGTCACCTACGGTGCCGGCGGCAGTACCCAGCAAGGCACCCTGGAAACCATCCGCGACATGTTGGCGGCTGGGCTCGATGCAGCACCGCACCTGTCCTGCATCGGTTCATCCAGCGAAATGCTGCGGGATATCCTCCAGGGCTACAAGGCCATGGGCGTGAAGCGCATTGTCGCCCTGCGCGGCGACATGCCCTCCGGTATGCGCGAGGCCGGCGAATTCTCCTATGCCAATGAGTTGGTGGAATTCATCCGCCGCGAAACCGGCGATCATTTCCACATCGAGGTGGCGGCCTATCCGGAGTTTCATCCGCAGGCAGCCAGCGCACAAAAGGATCTGCTCAACTTCAAACGCAAGGTCGAGGCCGGCGCCAATGCCGCCATCACCCAGTACTTCTACAACCTGGATGCCTATCTGCGCTTCGTCGACGAGTGTGAGAAGATGGGGCTCGCTCTGCCCATCGTGCCCGGCATCATGCCGATCACCAACTACAAGCAGCTGGCCCGCTTCTCCGAGGCCTGCGGCGCCGAGATCCCGCGCTGGCTGGCCAAACGACTGGAGGGCATGGGCGACGATCTGGAGTCAATCCGCGCCTATGGTCTGGAGGTGACGGTGGAGCTGTGCCGCCGCCTGCTGGAGGCCGGGGCGCCTGGATTGCACTTCTACACCATGAACCAGTTCGAACCCACCCGCGCCATCTGGCAGGCCCTGGGGTTGCCAGGCTAA
- a CDS encoding 16S rRNA (uracil(1498)-N(3))-methyltransferase has protein sequence MRLPRIHQPGPLNPGTIVELDAGAANHVARVLRLAPGAALRLFNGEGGEYDATLHEVGKRNVTVRVAVHHAREAESPLAITLAQGIAKGERMDYAIQKATELGVVRVVPIITDRCNVRLSDERWEKKLHHWQAVAISACEQCGRNRIPVIEQPLTLPAWLAQDQNELRLTLDPQATGGVATITETPQQLSLLVGPEGGLSDAELSAAQRAGYRGIRLGPRVLRTETAGTAALAILQAHWGDL, from the coding sequence ATGCGCCTCCCTCGCATCCATCAGCCGGGGCCGCTCAACCCCGGCACCATTGTCGAACTCGATGCCGGCGCTGCCAACCACGTAGCCCGGGTCCTGCGCCTGGCGCCCGGTGCCGCACTGCGCCTGTTCAACGGCGAGGGCGGCGAGTACGACGCGACTCTGCACGAGGTCGGCAAGCGCAACGTCACGGTGCGGGTGGCTGTGCATCATGCGCGGGAAGCCGAGTCGCCCTTGGCGATCACCCTGGCCCAGGGCATCGCCAAGGGCGAGCGCATGGACTATGCCATCCAGAAGGCGACGGAATTGGGCGTGGTACGCGTGGTGCCGATCATCACCGATCGCTGCAACGTGCGCCTGTCCGACGAACGCTGGGAGAAAAAGCTGCACCACTGGCAAGCGGTGGCCATCAGCGCCTGCGAGCAGTGCGGCCGCAACCGCATTCCCGTCATCGAGCAACCGCTCACCCTGCCCGCCTGGCTGGCTCAGGATCAAAATGAACTGCGTCTCACCCTGGACCCGCAGGCGACGGGAGGCGTTGCGACGATCACGGAAACACCGCAGCAGCTGAGCCTGCTGGTGGGACCGGAGGGAGGACTGAGCGACGCCGAGCTGTCGGCCGCGCAGCGTGCCGGCTATCGCGGCATCCGGCTCGGTCCGCGCGTGCTGCGTACCGAAACCGCAGGCACCGCGGCCCTGGCGATATTGCAGGCGCACTGGGGAGATTTATAG
- the metK gene encoding methionine adenosyltransferase has protein sequence MSNSYLFTSESVSEGHPDKVADQISDAILDAILSQDPMARVACETLVKTGMALVAGEITTHAVLDYEAIVRGVIKDIGYNSSEMGYDWETCAVLNAIGKQSPDIAMGVDESENHEQGAGDQGLMFGYASNETDVLMPAPICYAHALVARQAEVRKNGMLPWLRPDAKSQVTFRYKGHKPVAIDAVVLSTQHGPEISQKTLHEAVMDEIILPVLPAEWITKETRFFINPTGRFVIGGPMGDCGLTGRKIIVDTYGGMARHGGGAFSGKDPSKVDRSAAYAGRYVAKNIVAAGLAERCEVQVSYAIGVAEPTSISVDTFGTGKISTERLVELVRAHFDLRPRGLISMLDLRRPIYRKTAAYGHFGRHDADFTWERTDKADLLRDAAGLK, from the coding sequence ATGTCCAACAGCTACTTGTTCACTTCCGAATCCGTCTCCGAAGGTCATCCGGACAAGGTCGCCGACCAGATTTCCGATGCGATCCTCGACGCCATCCTGAGTCAGGATCCGATGGCGCGCGTGGCCTGCGAAACCCTGGTGAAGACCGGCATGGCCCTGGTGGCCGGCGAGATCACCACCCACGCCGTGCTGGACTATGAGGCCATCGTGCGCGGCGTCATCAAGGACATCGGCTACAACAGCTCGGAGATGGGCTACGACTGGGAAACCTGCGCGGTGCTGAATGCCATCGGCAAGCAGTCACCGGACATCGCCATGGGCGTGGACGAGAGCGAAAACCACGAACAGGGCGCCGGCGACCAGGGTCTGATGTTCGGTTATGCCAGCAATGAAACCGACGTGCTGATGCCGGCCCCCATCTGCTACGCCCATGCCCTGGTGGCGCGCCAGGCCGAGGTGCGCAAGAACGGCATGCTGCCCTGGCTACGCCCGGATGCCAAGAGTCAGGTCACCTTCCGCTACAAGGGCCACAAGCCCGTCGCCATCGACGCCGTGGTGCTGTCCACCCAGCACGGTCCGGAGATCAGCCAGAAAACCCTGCACGAGGCGGTGATGGACGAGATCATCCTGCCGGTGCTGCCGGCGGAGTGGATCACCAAGGAAACCCGCTTCTTCATCAATCCCACCGGCCGCTTCGTCATCGGCGGCCCGATGGGTGATTGCGGCCTCACCGGCCGCAAGATCATCGTCGATACCTATGGCGGCATGGCGCGCCACGGCGGCGGCGCCTTCTCCGGCAAGGACCCCTCCAAGGTGGACCGTTCCGCGGCCTACGCCGGTCGCTATGTGGCCAAGAACATCGTCGCTGCCGGCCTGGCCGAGCGCTGCGAGGTGCAGGTATCCTATGCCATCGGTGTGGCCGAGCCCACCTCCATCAGCGTGGACACCTTCGGTACCGGCAAGATCTCCACCGAACGCCTGGTGGAGCTGGTACGCGCGCACTTCGACCTGCGCCCGCGCGGACTGATCAGCATGCTCGACCTGCGCCGTCCCATCTACCGCAAGACCGCCGCCTACGGCCATTTCGGCCGCCATGACGCGGACTTCACCTGGGAACGTACCGACAAGGCCGACCTCCTGCGCGACGCGGCGGGGCTGAAGTAA
- a CDS encoding c-type cytochrome, with amino-acid sequence MKSVAVMGVVSVLAVATATVGAATQDERLAQQLGIQMKQEDVAREEATLAERNRLLQVIKDVESDTTLRATAIAEGADRSLLCSSCHGRDGNSKQPDIPNLAGQQPAYLLEQLQLFASGQRKNFVMQSLAANFSNEDKVNLAIYYSSMPVQPVEYDAALAARGKRTYDTVCFMCHGTNGKGEAGFARIAGQKPEYVMKTLQRYRANAQGRSDPEEVKRTNPRMEQVTQNLSDEDIRAIANYVTSLR; translated from the coding sequence ATGAAATCTGTAGCCGTGATGGGGGTGGTCTCGGTTCTGGCGGTCGCTACCGCCACGGTTGGTGCCGCGACACAGGACGAACGCCTGGCGCAACAGCTCGGTATACAGATGAAACAGGAGGATGTGGCGCGCGAGGAGGCCACGCTGGCCGAACGAAACCGCCTGCTGCAGGTCATCAAGGATGTGGAAAGCGATACCACCCTGCGTGCCACCGCCATCGCCGAGGGCGCCGACCGCTCGCTGCTGTGCAGCAGCTGCCACGGCCGTGACGGCAACAGCAAGCAGCCGGATATCCCCAATCTGGCCGGCCAACAGCCCGCCTATCTGCTGGAGCAGCTGCAGCTGTTTGCCAGCGGCCAGCGCAAGAACTTCGTCATGCAGTCGCTGGCGGCCAACTTCAGCAACGAAGACAAGGTCAACCTGGCCATCTACTACTCCAGCATGCCGGTGCAGCCGGTGGAGTACGATGCGGCTCTGGCGGCCCGTGGCAAGCGTACCTACGATACCGTCTGCTTCATGTGCCACGGTACCAATGGCAAGGGCGAGGCCGGTTTTGCCCGTATCGCCGGCCAGAAGCCGGAATACGTCATGAAGACCCTGCAGCGCTATCGAGCCAATGCCCAGGGCAGGTCCGATCCGGAAGAGGTTAAACGTACCAACCCGCGCATGGAGCAGGTGACGCAGAATCTGTCGGATGAAGACATCCGCGCCATCGCCAACTACGTGACTTCGCTGCGCTAA
- the ahcY gene encoding adenosylhomocysteinase: protein MNAVANFTDYKVADMSLAAWGRKEIQIAETEMPGLMALREEFGPQKPLKGARISGSLHMTIQTAVLIETLVELGAEVRWASCNIFSTQDHAAAAIAAAGIPVFAWKGETLEEYWWCTEQAMTWAGHDGPNMILDDGGDATMLVHKGVEFEKAGAVPEAAANANHEWKVFLDLLRASLKNNPGKWTKMAKGIKGVTEETTTGVHRLYEMEKRGELLFPAMNVNDSVTKSKFDNLYGCRESLIDGIKRATDVMIAGKICVVLGYGDVGKGCAQAFRGMGATTWVTEIDPICALQAAMEGYRVVHMDEACKLGDIFVTTTGNVNVITHDHMVRMKDEAIVCNIGHFDSEIDIASLEKYQWEEIKPQVDHVIFPDGKKIIVLAKGRLVNLGCATGHPSFVMSASFTNQVMAQMELFTRGEQYQRKVYVLPKILDEKVARLHLKKIGVQLTTLSKEQADYIGVPVEGPYKPNHYRY from the coding sequence ATGAACGCTGTAGCCAACTTCACCGACTATAAAGTCGCCGACATGTCCCTTGCCGCCTGGGGCCGCAAGGAAATCCAGATCGCCGAAACCGAGATGCCGGGCCTGATGGCCCTGCGCGAAGAATTCGGCCCGCAGAAGCCGCTCAAGGGCGCGCGCATTTCCGGCTCGCTGCACATGACCATCCAGACCGCGGTGCTGATCGAGACGCTGGTGGAACTGGGTGCCGAAGTGCGCTGGGCCTCCTGCAACATCTTCTCCACCCAGGACCATGCCGCCGCCGCCATCGCCGCCGCCGGCATTCCGGTGTTCGCCTGGAAGGGCGAGACCCTGGAAGAGTATTGGTGGTGCACCGAACAGGCGATGACCTGGGCCGGCCACGACGGCCCCAACATGATCCTCGACGACGGCGGCGACGCCACCATGCTGGTGCACAAGGGCGTGGAATTCGAGAAGGCCGGCGCGGTGCCTGAAGCGGCCGCCAATGCCAATCACGAGTGGAAGGTATTCCTCGACCTGCTGCGCGCCAGCCTGAAGAACAACCCGGGCAAGTGGACCAAGATGGCCAAGGGCATCAAGGGCGTCACCGAAGAAACCACCACCGGCGTACACCGCCTGTACGAGATGGAAAAGCGCGGCGAACTGCTGTTCCCGGCGATGAACGTCAACGACTCGGTCACCAAGAGCAAGTTCGACAACCTGTACGGCTGCCGCGAATCGCTCATCGACGGCATCAAGCGCGCTACCGACGTGATGATCGCCGGCAAGATCTGCGTGGTGCTCGGTTACGGCGACGTGGGCAAGGGCTGCGCGCAGGCCTTCCGCGGCATGGGCGCCACCACCTGGGTCACCGAAATCGATCCGATCTGCGCGCTGCAAGCGGCGATGGAAGGTTACCGCGTGGTGCACATGGATGAGGCCTGCAAGCTCGGCGACATCTTCGTCACCACCACCGGCAACGTAAATGTCATCACCCACGATCACATGGTCCGGATGAAAGACGAGGCCATCGTCTGCAACATCGGCCACTTCGATTCCGAGATCGACATCGCCTCCCTCGAGAAGTACCAGTGGGAGGAAATCAAGCCGCAGGTCGATCACGTCATCTTCCCCGACGGTAAAAAGATCATCGTGCTGGCCAAGGGTCGCCTGGTGAACCTGGGCTGTGCCACCGGTCATCCCAGTTTCGTGATGTCCGCCTCCTTCACCAACCAGGTGATGGCGCAGATGGAGCTCTTCACCCGCGGTGAACAATACCAGCGCAAGGTCTACGTACTGCCGAAGATCCTCGACGAAAAGGTCGCGCGCCTCCACCTGAAGAAGATCGGTGTGCAACTCACCACCTTGAGCAAGGAACAGGCCGATTACATCGGTGTTCCGGTGGAAGGCCCCTACAAGCCCAACCACTACCGTTACTAA